The sequence below is a genomic window from Dyadobacter chenwenxiniae.
TTATGCAGCCAACGATTGGCATATTTACCAATATTGGCCCTGCCCATGACGATGGTTTTAAAAGCCGAAAGCAGAAGATCACTGAGAAACTTCGCTTATTTACGAAGGTTAAAAAACTCATTTACCGCAAAGATTACGCAGAGCTCGACGAAGAGATCAATCTGATATTAAAGCCCGTAAATACATTTTTGAAAACCATTAGCTGGGGCAAACCGGCATCTGGCGCTGATATCGTTGCGTCTTATCAAAAAGAGAAGTCTAAAACCACCATTTCACTAAAAGGAAAGTTTGGTAATGAAAAATTCGAGACCAACTTCACAGACGAAGCTTCCCTCGAAAACCTGACACATTGCATCGTTTTCCTGCTGGACTTTGGTTTTCCAAGTGCCGTTATTCAGGAAGGCATCGGGTTGCTGAAACCGGTTTCCATGCGTCTGGAACTCAAAGAAGGCATTAATCACAATTACATCATCGATGATGCTTATAACAATGATTTACAGGGACTTTCCATGGCGCTTAACTTTCTTTCGCAACAAGAACAGCGCCAGAAAAGAACCGTAATCCTTTCGGATGTTTTGCAAACTGGGCAAACGCCGGCAGAATTGTACAGAACTGTTGCCAAGCTCCTAAAAGAGAAGGCTATCGATCAATTGATCGGCATAGGACCAGAAATGCGCGGCCAGGCGGCAGCGTTCGACATTACCCGGACGCATTTTTTCGGCGATACTGAAACGTTCCTGCAAGAATTTCCATTCAACTCACTGTACGATAGCCTTGTACTCATCAAAGGTGCCAGGCCGTTCTCATTTGAAAAGATCGTCCAGCGGTTGCAGCAAAAAGCGCATGGAACTGTGTTTGAAATTAACCTGGACGCATTATCACATAATTTGAATTTTTACCGGTCAAAGGTAGGTGCCCAAACCAAGATTATGGCGATGGTTAAGGCCTTCGCTTATGGGACCGGAAGTTCGGAAGTTGCTTCTTTGCTGCAATTTCATCGCGTGGATTATCTGGGCGTTGCCTATGCCGATGAGGGTGTCGTTTTGAGGCAAAGCGGCATTACGCTGCCGATTATGGTCATGAATGCTACTTCGCAAGCATTTGACCTGCTTTTGCAATACAAATTAGAACCTGAAATTTACAGTCACCGGATTTTCACCGAATGGATCACATTCGTAAATAAAAACAAAGTCACCGCAGCAATCCCGGCCGTTCATTTGAAGCTTGACACGGGCATGCATCGTCTGGGATTTGTGAAAGATGATCTGGACTGGCTCATTGAAACACTTACAGCAAATCCACACATAAAGGTCGCGTCGATCTTCTCACATCTCGTTGGCGCTGACGAGGGTGTTCATAACGCTTTTTCAAAACAGCAGTTTGATCTTTTTCTGGAAGGTGCCACAAGAATTGAAAAAGCATTAGGCTATGCTACCATTAAACATATACTGAATTCGGCTGGCATTGTTCGGTTCCCTGATTATAAGCTGGATATGGTGCGTCTGGGAATCGGGCTTTACGGCGTGGAGGCAACCGGGCAGGAGCAGCAAGCATTGCAATCGGTAGGAACATTGAAGACTGTTGTATCACAGATCAAATATCTTTCCGCAGGTGAAACGGTCGGTTACAGCCGACGGGGCCATCTGGATCATGATGCTGCAATCGCGACGCTCGCCATCGGGTATGCGGATGGTTATGATCGCGGGCTGGGCAACGGCATTGGTAAAGTGTGGGTAAATGGCATGCTATGCCCGACAATCGGCAACATTTGCATGGATATGACCATGATCGATGTAACAGGGGCCAATGTGGAAGAAGGTGACGAGGTGATTATTTTCGGGAAGGAAATGTCGATTATTGAACTTTCAAAACAAATTAACACGATCCCCTATGAAATCCTGACTGGCATCGGGGACCGTGTTAAACGGGTCTTCTACAAAGAATAACTAAACTTGCGTCTCGTCGCGGGTTTCGGTAAGTTCTTCTGATTCAATGACCTCAGCGATTTCTGACGTGGCGCCACGAATCGGTTCGTCTTCGAAAAGGGACGTAGCCATCACCTGGTCGAGTGTTACATAGTAAAATGCTTCGTGCACATTCAGCGGCTCGGTTCCTTCTACGATCTCGCATTTGATGTAATTACCGTCCTCCTGCATTTCGTAAGCATTTACATTGTCTTGCAGGCTGTAATATAAAATGTGAATGGCCTCCTGGCGCACACGCGGGTCCACGAGTTTGAAGAGTGATTCGATGCGTTTGTCGAAACTCCGCACCATTGCATCAGCACTTCCGCCATAAACAAGCGGATTGCCATTCTGATGGAAATAAAATATTCTTGAATGTTCCAAAAAGTCGCCTACAAGCGATCTGACAGTGATATTCTCACTTAACCCAGCACGCTGGGGCCGGAGACAGCACATGCCGCGCACGATTAATTTGATCGGAACGCCTGCCTGAGAGGCTTTATAAAGTTCGAGAATGGTCGTTCTGTCTTCCAGGGAGTTGATTTTGATACAAATCCCGCTCTTCAATCCTGCACGGGCATTTTCCGCTTCCTGCTGAATTAACTCAACCAACTTATCGCGCATATAACGCGGCGCAGTGATCAGGTTTTGGTATTCAGATGGAATTGAATGTCCGGTGATAACATTAAAAAACTCCGAAATGTCGTGCGTGTATTCTTCGTTGGAAGTCAGCAAACCTGTGTCTGTGTAAAGCCTCGAAGTCTCCTCATTATAATTCCCGCTTGACAAATGGGCGTAACGCAACACCCGATTTCCCTCATTACGAACAATTAGCAGCAACTTCGTATGCGTTTTTAGCAAGCCAATTCCATATATCACAAAGCAGCCTGCTTTTTGCAGTCGTTGTGCTTCGCGGATGTTATTTTCCTCGTCAAACCTAGCTTTCACCTCGAATAAAACCGCGACGTGCTTGCCATTTTCAGCAGCATGCAAAAGCGCTTCGGTTACCCTTGAATTTTTCGCCAGCCTGTAAATCGTCAGTTTGATAGACAAAACCTTTGGATCTTCGGCAGCTTGTTCCAGCAACTGCAATACAGGCTCGAAATTGTTGTAAGGATGGTGCAGGAGGATATCTCGCTCGCGCATCACTTCAAAAATGTCGGGAATCCGCTCCCTGTCGAGTCCCAGCGGGGGCACAGGCGGATGGATTGCGGGAATCTGATCCTTGAATTCAGGATGCTTGATAATGCCCCAGAATGACGTGTAATCAATAAAACCATCAATCGGAAAGACATTATAATCGTCAATTTCCCAACGTTTTTTTATCAGGCTCAGCAAGTCAGGATTGGTGTCATGCTCGATGGAAACCTGCACAACGCGTCCCAAACGCCTGCTTTTTATCTTTTGCTTAATCTCATCAATGAAATCCGCCTCCACATCGTCGCTTTCTTCCAGAGAGAAATCGCCATTCCTGATGATCCTGAAAAGATTTGTGGAAACAATGTCTACATTTCGGTAAAGCTTGTGAATGTAAGCCCTCACAATGTCCTCAATGGGTAAAAACAACAATTCCTCTTCCCGATCTATCACATAAAAACGAGGCAGGTTTAAAGGCAGCTGCACAAATGACAGCTTTCGATCTTCTTCTGCAGTCGTCCCTTTCACTTGTGTGATCACACCCAGGATCAACACTTTGGCCAGCAAGACCGGAAATGCGTGGGTGTAGTCAAACAGCATGGGCGTCAGCATCGGATAAACCGTCCGCTCAAAGTATTCTTCAACGGCCGCCTTTTCGTCGTCATGG
It includes:
- a CDS encoding bifunctional UDP-N-acetylmuramoyl-tripeptide:D-alanyl-D-alanine ligase/alanine racemase, with the protein product MNLTVNSFQTITTDAAYLLTDSRQISFPGQSIFFAIKGDRHDGHQFLPALYASGVREFVVEDAAYTEMLRWETAVWNDARIWVVPSSIRALQALVAEKRRQFNLPVVGIAGSNGKTIVKEWLVQLASPRETIVASPKSYNSQIGVPLSVWNIGKQHTLGIFEAGISRAHEMEYLQPIMQPTIGIFTNIGPAHDDGFKSRKQKITEKLRLFTKVKKLIYRKDYAELDEEINLILKPVNTFLKTISWGKPASGADIVASYQKEKSKTTISLKGKFGNEKFETNFTDEASLENLTHCIVFLLDFGFPSAVIQEGIGLLKPVSMRLELKEGINHNYIIDDAYNNDLQGLSMALNFLSQQEQRQKRTVILSDVLQTGQTPAELYRTVAKLLKEKAIDQLIGIGPEMRGQAAAFDITRTHFFGDTETFLQEFPFNSLYDSLVLIKGARPFSFEKIVQRLQQKAHGTVFEINLDALSHNLNFYRSKVGAQTKIMAMVKAFAYGTGSSEVASLLQFHRVDYLGVAYADEGVVLRQSGITLPIMVMNATSQAFDLLLQYKLEPEIYSHRIFTEWITFVNKNKVTAAIPAVHLKLDTGMHRLGFVKDDLDWLIETLTANPHIKVASIFSHLVGADEGVHNAFSKQQFDLFLEGATRIEKALGYATIKHILNSAGIVRFPDYKLDMVRLGIGLYGVEATGQEQQALQSVGTLKTVVSQIKYLSAGETVGYSRRGHLDHDAAIATLAIGYADGYDRGLGNGIGKVWVNGMLCPTIGNICMDMTMIDVTGANVEEGDEVIIFGKEMSIIELSKQINTIPYEILTGIGDRVKRVFYKE
- the ppk1 gene encoding polyphosphate kinase 1 produces the protein MSGSTDPIYSNGKKGRLNNLFAFFKSTKGHVSPEDNKVIGPTSEKANTLVQQSDLISRDLSWLKFNDRVLDQATNEERNLFDRLKFLAITSSNLDEFFTIRVGSLYNYLDFGKERLDYSGLREIPFRKVLMRELHEFVRKQNDCYKNQLLPLFEQHGFKIIKLDDVHDDEKAAVEEYFERTVYPMLTPMLFDYTHAFPVLLAKVLILGVITQVKGTTAEEDRKLSFVQLPLNLPRFYVIDREEELLFLPIEDIVRAYIHKLYRNVDIVSTNLFRIIRNGDFSLEESDDVEADFIDEIKQKIKSRRLGRVVQVSIEHDTNPDLLSLIKKRWEIDDYNVFPIDGFIDYTSFWGIIKHPEFKDQIPAIHPPVPPLGLDRERIPDIFEVMRERDILLHHPYNNFEPVLQLLEQAAEDPKVLSIKLTIYRLAKNSRVTEALLHAAENGKHVAVLFEVKARFDEENNIREAQRLQKAGCFVIYGIGLLKTHTKLLLIVRNEGNRVLRYAHLSSGNYNEETSRLYTDTGLLTSNEEYTHDISEFFNVITGHSIPSEYQNLITAPRYMRDKLVELIQQEAENARAGLKSGICIKINSLEDRTTILELYKASQAGVPIKLIVRGMCCLRPQRAGLSENITVRSLVGDFLEHSRIFYFHQNGNPLVYGGSADAMVRSFDKRIESLFKLVDPRVRQEAIHILYYSLQDNVNAYEMQEDGNYIKCEIVEGTEPLNVHEAFYYVTLDQVMATSLFEDEPIRGATSEIAEVIESEELTETRDETQV